The region caaattttttaaaaaatctttcaaaaaCGTGTGTTTTATGAGGTAGATcctccaaaattaatttcatcTTACCCACTAcactaaatttttttggtttcgTCTTTATTAATGTGGCACTGACAATCTAccattattattaaaaaaaaaaaaatcatcagttGATATGACATTGCTACATCATTAAAAAgatgagataaaagaaaagtggGTACAATTAATTATGGTGCATAAAGATTGTGGACAAAACACGAAAAGGCATTAGAGAATTGTTTTATCTTTGGAAtgttttgataattattttttaaaatgtgggATCACATTTGAAAAGGTATATTGTTTGTGGGGCTTACTTGTGaaaatttgtttgaataataattacttttaaaaagtatttttgtgACAGTTAGAAAGTTCCACGTAGTTGTTCAAAACATCTGGCCGCGACCGCCAAACCGTTCGGACGGGTGCACGGCGACAACTAGGACAAACCTATATATTTTGAGGAGTGATTAGTGCATAACAGTTGTGCAACTGTTGTGTACCATTTTAGAGACATAAGATGGGTCTCACGTGTGATCCATGTTAAGGAACTCACCACATAGGACCCACCTCATGTCTCTAAGATCTTGCAAAACAATTGTACAACTATTGTGTAAGAGtcattttctatatatttttgtcattatttgACGAATTTAAGTTCTGATATATTGTTGTTCATACTTATCTTGTTTATGCATTATACATACTGAATTAAGTCCTACTAATCATTTTGATGCACGCCAAATTGTTATTCAGCAATTGGAGCTTCATTATCTCTCGAGGCACCATTCTACATTGGTCTTGCAATATTCCTCCGAGTAACCGAGCATGTTCAGCAGCCATATCTGAAGTTCGGCTCTAATGGGTGGGGTCTCATCACAGGCTTCAGAGGGCACTTGGCATCTGCTTTCCTCGTAATGGGCTTCAAGGTCATCGTCCCTCTCTTTGCTTCGCGTTTAGCCTGGGATCTGGTTGATCCGCCAGCCAGGGTTGCACTGGTTAGTCTTGTAGTTAACTGTGTTGCTCAGCTTGTATTTGAAAGAAGTCTTCACAAGCGTGGATGGTCCTGTTGGCCCTTGGTTCCTATAATCTTCGAGGTATATATATGACTTCCATTGATTCCAATGCATGCTTCCCTACATATTCAACCAAAACCATGGCTTTAATTTGATGGATTTGAGTTCATTTGGCAGGTCTATAGACTTTATCAGTTGACAGAAACTGGTCATTATATTGAGAGGTTGATCTTGTCAAAGCAGCAACGCTATGGATCCATAGAAGTTATAATCATTATGAGTCTGCTGTATGGTGTGATGGTGATTCTCCGAGTTCTTGCTGTGGTCTGCCTCTGGTCTTTGATCACTTTTTTAATGAGGATTTTCCCTTCTAGACCTGTAGCATAAAAGAACTGTTCTATTGTTTTGGGGCAAATATTCTAGTTTCTGCACAATCTAACACTTGCCAAGTTGCCATCCTTAGTATAGTTATGGAATCTACTCATTACTTGAGTAGGCTTGATGCTGGTTGCTTGTTTGCTGCCTAAAACATAcgagatatgttatttgtacatGCGTTCGTATTTTGTGTGAGACCTATACATATGAGACTATGTAACATACATAAATTATACACCAAATACAAGTGTATACAAAAAAgtatgtacaaatatcatttgtcAAAACATGCATTGTAAATAAACGGTGGGATTGGATCCTAATTTCCTTATACGACAATAAGAGACATGGATAAAGTTTTTCtgtaaattgaattgaaataattttttttttttaatcaattcacatgtcaatttaataaattgaattgtataaaattattctaatataatttgaaggaaaattttgtaaaaaaaaaaattcattagttGAATTTATGGTAAGATTAATTCTCATTGTCCTTTATATAGTTCACATCTTTGAAAGTCTAGAAAAGATTGGATCAACTGGTTGAACCCAGTGGTAtttttaagccttttttttttttttttgtcctcctattcaaaatttaatagtaaaaaagaaagagaaaaagaaacggGATTCATAAATCATAGACGAAAGAAAGGGTTTAAGGTGTTGAATCAGATAAAACGACTAAACGAAAACGAGTCGTGCTCtgctaaaaccctaaacccctgaAAATGGAGCTACAATCCGTTTGTCGTGGGTTTCCCGCCCCAAAGCTGGGATTATCCGCAAATCGCTTAGTCTCTCATCAATTTGTAAGTACCTTTAGCGTTTCCTTCGTTGAAGATTTCTCTTCAAAGTTGCTCTCACTTTTAATGCTTTGATTGTTTCCATTTGTTGACTCTTTTAAGGTTTCCGCAAGTCAGGTTGGATTGAGGGATAAAAGAGTTCGGGTTGGTATTGCGTCGAATTGTGAGTATTTTTTTAGGTGCTGTTTGGTTGTTGGGAAAACTTTGGctaaagaaagggaaaaagaaaaaaaaaaaaattgcttgtgTTTTGATATTATTTGGTATCTTGAAATGTATACCTCGTCCAGTAATGGGCTTTGCTGAATTGACCTCTTTCTCTGCTGAATTAAGCCCTCgagaatttgttttcttttcctttctttcatgAAAACAAAACCGAGGTTTTGTCATTTTTGTTCTACCTtctaaaacttttttctttttcttcttctttttcctcttcttcttcttcttcttcttcttcttcttcttcttattttttttatttttttttttatttttttttttttttgtaaaaaaaaaaaaaaatctgttatGTACCAGCACATTTGATGATTGGTTTGAAGAGGGTGTTTAAGAAGTCTTTGGTGCCGAGCTTGAAAAGAGGAGCTATTGTATGTGCTGCTAAATCTAACCCAGATGCTAAGTTGGAATTTTCGGGGAGGGAGAGTTCTGATTCTGGAGTGCCTGTTAGTGGGTTTAACGGTGTGGAGCCATTTCGTGGTAAATCGGGTTCGATTTCATTTTCGGGGTTGACTCACCAGTTGGTAGAGGAAGGGAAATTGCAGTCAGCCCCTTTTAAAGAAGAGAAGGGCTCCTTTGTTTGGGTTTTAGCCCCTATCGCATTGATATCATCTTTGATTCTTCCGCAATTCTTCCTTGCTAATGCAATTGAGGCTATCCTGCAGGACATGCTTCTCGTAGGTATTTGTTTTGAACTGAGTTCTTACTTGCTATGATGTTCTCTACCTTTGAACTTGTGACCTTGTGTGTGAAATTCATACAAAATAACTACAGAGAAAATGACGTCAAtataacttcttttcttttttttttcaattgctCTCCTATGATGCCTGATTAATGACTTAGTGATGTCTTCTTGTTTGCCTTTATCAGCTAAACTGTTGCAGGTTTTTTTCTATTACGTCAGATTATATTGTGTGGCATGTTTCAAGTTCTAATAATTAATTGTGGTCAAGGGTCAATTGTGAGAAGTAGTGACTtggtgtttttttcttctttgttggaTGATATGTAATAAGTGACTGGCCTTGCACTATCTAATCATGTTTTTCCAATTCAACACAAATGAACATACCTTTTCAATTCATGGCTTTTAAAGGAAGGAGATGCTAGAAGATGAGTGGATGTGATGGCAAGGAGAAGGCCTTGTAGGCTTCTTTTAAGGTGCTTAGGTGATAACATAAGACATAATGGTATTTTATCTGATATATCTTGTGGGCATGAATTTAGGATGATGGCTAGTGCATACCGGGGGTAAGATTTATTGATGAAAAGTTTTCATCCTTAGAGTAAAGaggctgtttttttttcttctatcaaAGGCTTTCgttgtttctttattttggaCCAAAGTTTGATCTTTTGgttaaaaggatttttttttttttagttcacaAAACTGATGTGCTTCCGCTTTTCAATCCTGTGTTAATCTAGAGTAAAAAATGTTATAACATTCCACATGATTTTTTTCATAGCCGTGTGACCTTGTGGCTTCGTTGTGCGTGTGTGTTTGGAAAAGTAGGGTCAAAATTATGCTAATATTTCCATGTCAATTGTTATGCAGAAATGGTGACTTCTCTATTATTCGAGGTCCTGTTTTACATTGGTCTTGCAACTTTCCTGCTAGTAACTGACCATGTTCAAAGGCCATATCTGCAATTTAGCCCAAAGAGGTGGGGTCTCATCACAGGTCTCAGAGGATACTTAACATGTTCTTTCTTCACAACAGGCTTCAAGGTCATGGCCCCTCTCTTTGCTGTGTATGTAACCTGGCCAATTATTGGCCTGCCGGGCCTGGTTTCGGCGGTTCCTTTTCTAATTGGCTTTGTTGTTCAACTTGCATTTGAGAAGCGTCTTGACAAGCGTGGATCGTCTATTTGGCCCTTGGTTCCTATAATTTTCGAGGTATATGATTTTTGTTGTTTCAAATGCCTCCTTATGTAGCCAAAATCAGGGTTTTGATggatttgaattaattttgcaGGTCTATAGACTTTATCAGTTGACAAAAGCTGCTTATTTTATTGAGAGGTGTGTTTTCACATTGAAGGGGCTTCCTACTTCTCCAGAATTGCTAGAAAGAAGTGGTGCCCTCTTTGGCATGATAGTGACTTTCCAAGTTCTAGGTGTGGTCTGCCTCTGGTCGTTGATAACATTTCTTTTAAGGCTTTTCCCTTCTAGACCTGTAGTAGAGAACTACTGATGGATGCTGtatattttttactctttacAGTTTGGATAGAAATTTTCTCCAAACGGGGTTGGAGGATTTTCTTTCAACCCAGCCTCTAAAATTGTCACATCTCTTAGTATGTGAGaagagaagcacatgttttttaatagtttttgtgCTTATTCGAGTAATTTACAATCTCATACATGTTTAGTTGTAGAATCTACTCCATTGGCTATGTAGGCCTGATGCAAGTTTGTGTTCCTCTAGACAAGTAACATAAGCACTTGATTTGTTGAATGACTCATCATTGATAAGCACTTGATATAATCAAAAACTTTGTTAGGTTAGGTGATCCAAGATAAGTGAATGGTAAATAGAATATTGATATCATGTGATTCATGTCGGCTACTAGGTGGTATATCAGCTTTGGAGTGCATGTATCCACAGAGAAAAGCCCAACGAAGCTTTGTTTCAGAAGGCCAAAACAGCCTCCATTAAAGCCTACGCGCCTGAGTAACGCTCAGTAGTTTGATTGCTGTCTTTGGAAAATGGGAAGAATTGCCATTTTCAAACTAGTTTATGGCTATATCTTTTTTCCAGGTTCGGAAATCCTGGTTGATAAGGTTTGCTACTAATGTTCGAGATTCCGGACAGCAATAACCGTGCTTATCCTTGtagtaaagaaataaaaagacaattaattcaaattcaaatggaCTAATCCGGGGAAAATCTTGAACCAGAGAATACTTAGACATGAATGCTCGATCCGGACAGGAGGTGATGAAACCTTTTATTGTCTATTACAAGAATCTCCACAAATCCTCAGTTCTTGAAGATCTTTAGGTTCCAGGAGATGTACTGATAGCCCTTCACTGTGAGTCTGTGATATAGCAATGCCTTCTCTTTTGCTTCTTGCTCAAGATCATGTAACACGACTGGTGTCTGGGACATAGCTCTCCCTTCACCTCCTCAGCCTTTCGCAACTATTGCTCTTTTGTGGATTTACTTTCTTTTGGTTTGAAACCAGAGTGTCCATTACTTCCTTTTTATTACTGAAAGTCCATTTGACCTTGCAATTCGCATGTCAAatgtgcgtttttaaaaaaaatcacgaaaaatatttagtttaaaagtgcattttttttaaaaaaaataaaaataaaaataaaggtttgaaaatgtgaaaaattaatgtttttaaatcgcaagcaAAAGACTCCATTTCTTGCTGAAAAGGGCTGTCCCTTCATGCTTTGTAGTTTGCTTCCTTATTTCAAagtacttgaaaaaaaaaaaaaaaaaaaattgcaggcaaGCATTTAACTGCATTTTTCTTCTGCTTCAAAATTATTCGTTGACAAActccattcttcttctcttgaaATATCTTCATTCTAATGTTTTTATACACGTCTTTTTTTAGGGGGCCTGCAACCATTATGTGGCATTGGGGTTACATCTCGAATGAAACTCAAGAATATACCACTTCGACGTATAGCTCTAAGAGCCGCATCTCTTCCAAGACCAGGGCCCTTTATCATGACCTCTGCTCGCTGCAAACCTTGCTTCGCCGCCATCTGAATAGCATCTCTTGCCGCAGTTTCAGCAGCAAATGGTGTTCCTCTTTTTGTACCCTCGAAAAAAAACCAGCAGAGGATGAAGAAAACACCTGGCCACGCAGATCAGTAACAGTTACAACAGTATTGTTGAATGTTGCTAGGACATGAATGACTCCTTTTGGTACTTTGCGTGCAATCTTAGCAGGTTTCTTCTCTCCACGCTTATGTGAATTCTTTCGGTCCCAACTTGGTTTGTATTTAGCTTTCCTTGTACTTTTGTCGTTCGAACCAGAAGGAGATTTCCGTTTGTCAAGcttcccttttctttcaattggAAAATGTTTCTGTAGTGTTTCCCTAACAACTGAACTTGGCTCAATCGGCATATTTGCAATAAACTCCTGTGCCTCGGCTATCTTCCGTGCCCTTCCAAGAAGATCAACTATGGCCACGTAATGCTCCATGGAAGGAATAATCCCGTAGTCCCTGCTCATTGACACAAAATGTTTTTGCCCGTCCTTAACTTCCCCTAAGCATCCACACGCCATAATAATACCAAGAACAGTAGACCCATCAGGCTTTACTCCATCTTTCTTCATCCGGGAAAATACTGCCAAAGCTTCTTCTCCTTCCCCATTTTCTGCCAAACCAATCAGCATCCTATTCCAAGAATCCAAGTCTCTCTCAGGCATTTGCTCAAACACGCTTCTTGCAGTCCTTGTATCACCCCATTTACAGTACACCTGCACCAGCTTGTTAAATACAACAGTACTGGCTTCTGATAGAGACCTCGTTGCATAGTCAATGACCCTTTTCGCAGCTCCTACCAACTTCCTAACCTCACACACTTGCAGCAATTTCACAAGGTCAAGCGAGTCAACAAGAACTCCGTTCTTTTCCATTTCACCCATGGCTTCAAGAGCTGATTCCACTTTTCCTTCTCTGCATAAACGCTTGAAATCCAAGCTTGACCGCTTATTTTCTTGGGCACGGATGGGTTCTTGAGGAGAAACCCTTAAACCACCATTAGATCCTTCTTCGCCTTGCCACCAAAAGCGCTGAAAAACTCGTGATTGACACATACACGTACACCCACCAGTTTCTGAAGCGAGAGCCATGGAGGACTGAAGCGAGAGCTCTCAACTGGACGTGTAGTCAAACTTCCAACTCTAGGGTGTGAGTAGAAGCTTCCACTACAAGCAGTTCTATTTACTGCAGAAAAAGACATGATTCCTCTGACGGCAGCCATAACTTTTTTTGCCACTCACaatagtaaataattaaattataaatagtAATAAATATGGTGAATAATTAAATGGTAAATGATAACAAATATTGATATGGCaaaatttttatcatttaacttaaaaataatagtgGAGATTTAAAGAGATTCAGTATACTAAAAATTATAGAGAATCTGGATTCTTAAACGTGATCTTTATATCTCACTtatgattaatattgatgaCATAAAATCTTTTTAACATAATGATAAGTTTTCTATtctaaatttatcattaaaaattcAGAAGATCTTAATGCAAGTTTTTTGGCTGTTAAAAATTAAGAGCAAATTcagggattttatttttatttttatttttatttttatttttctatatgcGATGTAGGAAATTGAAACTGATCAATCATATTACtagttcttaaaaaaaaattacactgaaattatgaaaaatagGTAAGTATTAGCTTTAATCCTTCAAGGCAGTTACCCTTATTAACTATGAGAATGTCATGTGAATCACAGTGGTGAAGTTTATTATACCCAGGATGAAAACAGTTTAGTGgtttaagttgtttgttaatgttaaTGTACTTATCTTCttaagaagagaaaacaaaaacaaaaacaaacgtGCATGAGCtccaattaattctattttgcCCTTTACTTACCCAAGCACAACATTCATGTGCAAGGCCAATGTGAGATAGTTTCTCCCCAAGATTCCctacattaaaattttcactGATATTTCAAAGTAACATATACTCAAAGAAACTCctaaaaaatgcatttaaatcCTAACTACAACCAATTTGCAccaataattattcttttgtgAAGGATGAAACGGATGGCATGCTTTTTCTAGATCAAACTTGATAGGGGAAGTTtgaaattttcatatattactCCAAATatccaatgaaatacaaaaaaGCAATTGGTTTAACTCACTATTattcagacaaaaaaaaaaactctctaatATCGTCTTCAAGCATacaatggaaaaaaaatataagtttaaGTATACACAAGACTGCAAAATTAACCCTGTTACTCTGTTATGATAATGGCAAGCAACAGATAAATTCAGACATGCCGCATTGAATCTGTCAACTTAGTTCCTGAGACGGCTTACAGGTGTTGTTGGTGTTGTTTCTGCAAAATCCAGCATGGAGatggctttataatggatttcAAGCTGAAAAACCTCTGAAAATTCCTCGATCAAAGAGGAGTGAGTGATATCAATTAGCTGGCAATCATTGGAATAAGGAACATCTGCCTTTTCACATCCAGTGGATGGCTGAAACTCTCCTAGCAACCCCTTAATGCTTCCAACCTGACGGTTTCTTATTCCACACGGGACTATCGAGTGAAATGGAGTTAGATCTGTGGTGACATTTAGAGCTAAGCCGTGATATGTTACCCATTGAGATACTCGTATTCCAATGGCTGCCACTTTCTTATCTCCTGA is a window of Alnus glutinosa chromosome 4, dhAlnGlut1.1, whole genome shotgun sequence DNA encoding:
- the LOC133866510 gene encoding uncharacterized protein LOC133866510 — its product is MELQSVCRGFPAPKLGLSANRLVSHQFVSASQVGLRDKRVRVGIASNSHLMIGLKRVFKKSLVPSLKRGAIVCAAKSNPDAKLEFSGRESSDSGVPVSGFNGVEPFRGKSGSISFSGLTHQLVEEGKLQSAPFKEEKGSFVWVLAPIALISSLILPQFFLANAIEAILQDMLLVEMVTSLLFEVLFYIGLATFLLVTDHVQRPYLQFSPKRWGLITGLRGYLTCSFFTTGFKVMAPLFAVYVTWPIIGLPGLVSAVPFLIGFVVQLAFEKRLDKRGSSIWPLVPIIFEVYRLYQLTKAAYFIERCVFTLKGLPTSPELLERSGALFGMIVTFQVLGVVCLWSLITFLLRLFPSRPVVENY
- the LOC133865682 gene encoding pentatricopeptide repeat-containing protein At4g32450, mitochondrial-like — protein: MALASETGGCTCMCQSRVFQRFWWQGEEGSNGGLRVSPQEPIRAQENKRSSLDFKRLCREGKVESALEAMGEMEKNGVLVDSLDLVKLLQVCEVRKLVGAAKRVIDYATRSLSEASTVVFNKLVQVYCKWGDTRTARSVFEQMPERDLDSWNRMLIGLAENGEGEEALAVFSRMKKDGVKPDGSTVLGIIMACGCLGEVKDGQKHFVSMSRDYGIIPSMEHYVAIVDLLGRARKIAEAQEFIANMPIEPSSVVRETLQKHFPIERKGKLDKRKSPSGSNDKSTRKAKYKPSWDRKNSHKRGEKKPAKIARKVPKGVIHVLATFNNTVVTVTDLRGQVFSSSSAGFFSRVQKEEHHLLLKLRQEMLFRWRRSKVCSEQRS
- the LOC133865856 gene encoding uncharacterized protein LOC133865856; its protein translation is MELQFVYQGLPALKSGLSTHRSMSHDSHVSSTRVGFRDQRVKFGIALKSHLMPDLKGIFRGPSLPSKKRGAILCASDVDASGSEGMEPSQDKSCLIPLYGLTHQLVGEERLQAGCGNQYKGSCLWVLAPISLILFLFLPRLYIAPAIKALQPIHKDNFLSTIGASLSLEAPFYIGLAIFLRVTEHVQQPYLKFGSNGWGLITGFRGHLASAFLVMGFKVIVPLFASRLAWDLVDPPARVALVSLVVNCVAQLVFERSLHKRGWSCWPLVPIIFEVYRLYQLTETGHYIERLILSKQQRYGSIEVIIIMSLLYGVMVILRVLAVVCLWSLITFLMRIFPSRPVA